A DNA window from Halomicrobium mukohataei DSM 12286 contains the following coding sequences:
- a CDS encoding mechanosensitive ion channel family protein codes for MTTGGVSGAQSGTATPTASPTGTLESPVPYGMFPGVPDWILDLGAVVVVLAVAYFASRLVVLVFGRRIARRFQRPSLTRTAIRGIRGAVFLIALLSILRIYGLKLSDISLSVAVFSAVVGVVIAPVVGSIVSGVFLLADQPYEIGDMIELSDTDTRGFVEDITLRYTKIFTLDNTFIVIPNGTIRERDVVNYSAEDPRTRLRLDITVTYEGDLDEARRIVERSARQVDAVIEGGPDIRVGAARYPAAPTCYINSFADHGVQLTLRYWVDEPYKLLATRSKVQTNVWAALEDADVEIAYPHSHLHFDDTSGQMRVAMEEGAPDDPSPDPDRDGPV; via the coding sequence ATGACGACGGGTGGCGTCTCGGGGGCCCAGAGCGGGACAGCGACGCCGACAGCGTCGCCGACCGGGACGCTCGAATCGCCGGTGCCCTACGGGATGTTTCCGGGCGTGCCCGACTGGATACTGGATCTGGGTGCGGTGGTCGTGGTTCTCGCGGTGGCGTACTTCGCCTCGCGGCTCGTCGTGCTCGTGTTCGGTCGGCGCATCGCGCGTCGGTTCCAGCGGCCGAGTCTGACCCGGACCGCGATCAGAGGGATCCGGGGCGCGGTGTTCCTGATCGCTCTCCTGTCGATCCTCCGTATCTACGGGCTCAAGCTGAGCGACATCTCGCTGTCGGTCGCCGTGTTCTCTGCCGTGGTCGGTGTGGTGATCGCTCCGGTCGTCGGTTCGATCGTCAGCGGCGTCTTCCTGCTCGCGGACCAGCCCTACGAGATCGGTGACATGATCGAGCTCTCCGACACCGATACGCGGGGCTTCGTCGAGGACATCACGCTCCGATACACGAAGATATTCACTCTCGACAACACGTTCATCGTCATTCCGAACGGGACGATCCGGGAGCGAGACGTGGTCAACTACTCCGCAGAGGACCCCCGAACGCGCCTGCGACTCGACATCACGGTGACCTACGAGGGCGACCTCGACGAGGCCAGGCGGATCGTCGAGCGCTCGGCCCGACAGGTCGACGCCGTCATCGAGGGCGGGCCGGACATCCGCGTCGGTGCGGCCAGATACCCCGCCGCGCCGACGTGTTACATCAACAGCTTCGCCGACCACGGCGTCCAGCTCACGCTGCGATACTGGGTCGACGAGCCCTACAAGCTGCTCGCGACCCGCTCGAAAGTCCAGACGAACGTCTGGGCCGCGCTGGAAGACGCCGACGTGGAGATCGCCTACCCCCACTCGCATCTGCACTTCGACGACACCAGCGGCCAGATGCGGGTCGCGATGGAGGAGGGAGCGCCCGACGATCCGTCACCCGATCCCGACCGCGACGGTCCGGTGTGA
- a CDS encoding cytochrome b, producing the protein MSRAKQVYDWFDSRLDLENGQTFLGKAFPAEDSFLLGEVAVFCFLLLILTGVFLGFFYEPSTSAVQYDGSVAQFQGEEMPEAFVSVLHITYTVPFGMFIRRLHHWAAHLFVASIGLHMLRVFFTGAYRNPREPNWVVGTGLAVLAMGAAYTGYALPFDEFAATATGIGYNLTVSVPLVGDFLAEIVFGGEFPTSATIPRLYFLHVLVIPLLIMGGLALHMFILVRQKHTEAPREDDVETGREAIDRENDDVIVGLPAVPNQAAVSAVVFFLTAATLSLLAGLLPVHNVAEYGPNDPAATPELIMPDWFLMWVYGFLKLLPGIAIDLGPIHINSEFLGGIVLPGLVFAAILAWPFIDRTPEVHFTADPLDRPWQTAVGVAAVAFVMIASIAGMNNILANQVLDVSTSVVNPILAAALLIVPTLFGIATYLLLREDDPATPPETDGEDVAADGGPARSSDGGGDDD; encoded by the coding sequence ATGTCCCGAGCGAAGCAGGTCTACGACTGGTTCGACAGCCGACTCGACCTGGAGAACGGCCAGACGTTCCTCGGGAAGGCGTTCCCGGCCGAGGACTCGTTCCTGCTGGGGGAGGTCGCGGTCTTCTGTTTCCTCCTCTTGATCCTGACCGGCGTGTTCCTCGGCTTCTTCTACGAGCCGTCGACCAGCGCCGTCCAGTACGACGGCAGCGTCGCCCAGTTCCAGGGCGAGGAGATGCCAGAAGCGTTCGTCTCGGTGCTGCACATCACCTACACCGTCCCGTTCGGGATGTTCATCCGGCGGCTCCACCACTGGGCGGCCCACCTGTTCGTGGCCTCGATCGGGCTCCACATGCTCCGGGTGTTCTTCACCGGGGCCTACCGGAACCCCCGGGAACCGAACTGGGTCGTCGGCACCGGGCTGGCCGTGCTGGCGATGGGGGCGGCCTACACCGGCTACGCGCTGCCGTTCGACGAGTTCGCCGCGACGGCGACGGGGATCGGGTACAATCTCACGGTCTCGGTGCCGCTGGTCGGTGACTTCCTCGCCGAGATCGTCTTCGGGGGCGAGTTCCCCACGAGCGCGACGATCCCGCGGCTGTACTTCCTGCACGTGCTCGTGATCCCCCTGCTGATCATGGGGGGGCTGGCCCTGCACATGTTCATCCTGGTTCGCCAGAAACACACCGAGGCACCCCGCGAAGACGACGTCGAGACCGGCCGCGAGGCGATCGACCGGGAGAACGACGACGTGATCGTCGGGCTCCCGGCGGTCCCCAACCAGGCCGCGGTGTCGGCGGTCGTGTTCTTCCTGACGGCCGCGACGCTGTCGCTGCTGGCCGGCCTGCTCCCGGTCCACAACGTCGCCGAGTACGGCCCCAACGACCCCGCAGCGACGCCGGAGCTCATCATGCCGGACTGGTTCCTGATGTGGGTCTACGGCTTCTTGAAGCTGCTTCCGGGCATCGCCATCGACCTCGGCCCGATCCACATCAACAGCGAGTTCCTCGGTGGCATCGTGCTGCCCGGCCTCGTGTTCGCGGCGATCCTGGCCTGGCCCTTTATCGACCGGACGCCGGAAGTTCACTTCACCGCCGATCCGCTGGACCGGCCCTGGCAGACCGCCGTCGGCGTCGCGGCGGTGGCGTTCGTCATGATCGCCTCCATCGCGGGGATGAACAACATCCTCGCGAACCAGGTGCTCGACGTCTCGACCAGCGTCGTCAATCCGATCCTCGCGGCCGCGCTGCTGATCGTGCCGACGCTGTTCGGGATCGCCACGTACCTGCTGTTGCGCGAGGACGATCCCGCGACGCCCCCGGAGACGGACGGTGAAGACGTTGCGGCCGACGGCGGACCAGCGAGGTCGTCCGACGGGGGTGGCGACGATGACTGA
- the priS gene encoding DNA primase small subunit PriS, translating into MEERTQAYLRGRFGDHYRRSEFTPPPDANEREWGFIPWTDGPGETMVRHRSLLDLGELGEFLQRKRPKHVYFSAGRYRDPSASSMSAKEWRSSDLVFDLDADHLPAVELGEDSYAQMLAKCKDALLRLLDFLENDFGFEDLTVVFSGGRGYHVHVRDAGIQQLERDARREIVDYVRGIGLEFEQLVDEEAVAGTAGRSSPAQKRTLSTEGGWSRRAHRHVMSVVDDLLERDEEAAIERLMEYEGIGEGKATAALSAARQNYDQLAAGNIDVHPAFFQIAKPLMTEVVAMDNAPIDEPVTTDTNRLIRLPGSLHGGSGLEVRRIERDDIDEFDPLVDAVPETFRGHDITIEVTDGGPVELGGDSFTLEPGIGTYPEHVGVFAMARGRAEKGPE; encoded by the coding sequence ATGGAAGAGCGGACGCAGGCGTACCTTCGGGGACGTTTCGGCGACCACTATCGCCGCAGCGAGTTCACCCCGCCGCCGGACGCCAACGAGCGCGAGTGGGGTTTTATTCCGTGGACCGACGGCCCCGGCGAGACGATGGTCCGACACCGCTCGCTGCTGGATCTGGGCGAGCTGGGGGAGTTCCTCCAGCGCAAGCGGCCCAAACACGTCTACTTCTCCGCGGGCCGGTACCGCGACCCCAGCGCCTCCTCGATGAGCGCCAAGGAGTGGCGGTCCTCGGACCTCGTCTTCGACCTCGACGCCGATCACCTGCCCGCCGTCGAACTCGGCGAAGACAGCTACGCGCAGATGCTCGCAAAGTGCAAGGACGCGTTGCTCCGACTGCTCGACTTCCTGGAGAACGACTTCGGCTTCGAGGACCTGACCGTCGTCTTCTCCGGCGGCCGAGGGTACCACGTCCACGTGCGCGACGCGGGCATCCAGCAGCTCGAACGGGACGCGCGCCGGGAGATCGTCGACTACGTCCGCGGGATCGGGCTGGAGTTCGAACAGCTCGTCGACGAGGAGGCCGTGGCCGGAACGGCGGGGCGGTCTTCGCCGGCACAGAAGCGGACGCTCTCGACCGAAGGCGGGTGGAGCCGCCGGGCTCACCGCCACGTGATGAGCGTCGTCGACGACCTGCTGGAACGCGACGAGGAGGCGGCGATCGAGCGCCTCATGGAGTACGAGGGGATCGGCGAGGGGAAGGCGACGGCGGCGCTCAGCGCGGCCCGTCAGAACTACGACCAGCTCGCGGCCGGCAACATCGACGTGCATCCGGCCTTCTTCCAGATCGCCAAGCCGCTGATGACCGAGGTCGTCGCGATGGACAACGCCCCGATCGACGAGCCGGTGACGACGGACACGAACCGCCTGATCCGTCTGCCCGGCAGCCTCCACGGCGGCAGCGGTCTCGAAGTACGGCGGATCGAGCGCGACGACATCGACGAGTTCGATCCGCTGGTCGACGCCGTTCCGGAGACCTTCCGCGGCCACGACATCACGATCGAAGTCACTGACGGCGGCCCGGTCGAACTCGGTGGCGACAGCTTTACATTGGAACCGGGCATTGGAACCTATCCAGAGCACGTGGGCGTCTTCGCGATGGCCCGCGGCCGCGCCGAGAAAGGCCCAGAATGA
- a CDS encoding DoxX family protein yields the protein MTFSKVSRVALALVGLAAIARPAAAHVDYVTDPTGDAVDAIAFVRETLAVPVNAALFVGSGAVAVTGLALYLRYRPRVLDIEILRAKLATYEDLIPWMLRLSLGLPLVGAGFQGYLFAPTVSFDPTANPLLRLALIGVGFCLLFGLGTRIVTTFGMGLYVLALAVSPDALLALEYVPGFVALFVLGGGRPSADDILLDIASTEGSIYGRVDRVHLLKAWLDELTAPYRRYVPTVLRVGLGVSFVFLGVTQKLGDPARSLAVVEKYDLTAVVPVDPGLWVLGAGVTEAVVGLALIVGLLTRASAGVAFLLFTTTLFGLPQDPVLAHVTLFGMASALVTLGSGPLSLDRLLGEEPAGDAETVSAS from the coding sequence ATGACGTTCTCGAAGGTCTCTCGTGTGGCACTCGCACTCGTCGGGCTCGCGGCCATCGCTCGACCGGCCGCTGCGCACGTCGACTACGTGACCGATCCGACCGGTGATGCGGTCGACGCGATTGCGTTCGTTCGCGAGACACTGGCGGTGCCGGTCAACGCAGCGCTGTTCGTCGGCAGCGGTGCCGTCGCCGTCACCGGACTGGCGTTGTACCTGCGGTACCGGCCTCGTGTCCTCGATATCGAGATTCTCCGCGCCAAACTCGCGACCTACGAGGACCTGATCCCGTGGATGTTGCGCCTGAGCCTGGGGCTCCCGCTGGTCGGTGCGGGCTTTCAGGGGTACCTGTTCGCACCGACGGTGTCGTTCGATCCCACCGCGAACCCGCTCTTGCGCCTCGCGCTGATCGGCGTCGGGTTCTGCCTGCTCTTCGGTCTCGGCACGCGAATCGTGACCACCTTCGGGATGGGACTGTACGTGCTGGCACTGGCCGTCAGTCCCGACGCGCTGCTGGCACTGGAGTACGTCCCCGGTTTCGTCGCGCTGTTCGTCCTCGGCGGCGGTCGCCCCAGCGCCGACGACATCCTGCTGGACATCGCCTCGACGGAGGGATCGATCTACGGGCGCGTCGACCGGGTCCACCTGCTGAAAGCCTGGCTCGACGAGCTGACGGCCCCGTACCGCCGGTACGTCCCGACGGTGCTACGCGTCGGCCTGGGCGTCTCTTTCGTCTTCCTCGGCGTCACGCAGAAGCTCGGCGATCCGGCGCGATCGCTCGCAGTGGTCGAGAAGTACGACCTCACGGCCGTCGTCCCGGTCGATCCCGGCCTCTGGGTGCTCGGAGCGGGCGTGACCGAGGCCGTCGTCGGACTCGCGCTGATCGTCGGCCTGCTGACGCGAGCCAGCGCCGGGGTCGCATTCCTGCTCTTCACGACGACGCTGTTCGGCCTGCCGCAAGATCCCGTGCTGGCACACGTCACGCTGTTCGGGATGGCGTCGGCACTGGTAACCCTCGGGAGCGGCCCGCTGTCGCTGGACCGGCTGCTCGGCGAGGAGCCGGCGGGCGACGCTGAGACGGTGTCGGCGAGCTAG
- a CDS encoding translation initiation factor eIF-2B: MIDETVEEISEMQTHSSSVVAVKAARALSALADREFPTTEEYVRALERNSSALRRANPSHASLHTTQRAIVERVSGADLDSVADAKAETEAAIQAVVEQVEAGKERAAKRCGDRLDPTATLLTHDYSATVIESIERAIETADGEVDMTVYVTEARPRYLGRKLARSMAGIDGVDVRLIVDSAAGHYLSECDHVLVGMDCIVDDTLYNRVGTYPIAAAAADQGVPVTVVGSESKLIDGGFAFENEFRSVSEVMREPAEGFSIENPAYDATPTRLLDNVVTDERVVEYDE; the protein is encoded by the coding sequence ATGATCGACGAGACCGTCGAGGAGATTTCCGAGATGCAGACCCACAGCTCCTCCGTCGTCGCCGTGAAAGCAGCGAGAGCGCTGTCGGCACTCGCCGACCGCGAGTTCCCGACCACCGAGGAGTACGTCCGGGCGCTGGAGCGAAACAGCAGCGCACTTCGACGCGCGAACCCGTCGCACGCGTCGTTGCACACGACCCAGCGGGCGATCGTCGAGCGCGTCTCCGGGGCGGACCTCGATAGCGTCGCGGACGCGAAAGCCGAGACCGAAGCCGCGATTCAGGCCGTCGTCGAGCAGGTCGAGGCCGGCAAAGAACGGGCCGCAAAGCGGTGTGGCGACCGCCTCGATCCCACGGCGACGCTCCTCACGCACGACTACTCCGCGACCGTGATCGAGAGTATCGAGCGTGCGATCGAGACCGCCGACGGGGAAGTCGACATGACGGTGTACGTCACGGAAGCACGCCCCCGATATCTCGGTCGCAAGCTGGCTCGATCGATGGCGGGGATCGACGGCGTCGACGTGCGCCTGATCGTCGACAGCGCCGCCGGCCACTATCTCTCGGAGTGTGATCACGTACTCGTGGGCATGGACTGCATCGTCGACGACACGCTGTACAACCGCGTCGGGACGTACCCGATCGCGGCGGCCGCCGCCGATCAGGGCGTTCCAGTGACCGTCGTCGGATCGGAGTCGAAACTGATCGACGGCGGCTTCGCGTTCGAAAACGAGTTCCGGTCGGTCTCGGAGGTGATGCGAGAGCCGGCGGAAGGGTTCTCGATCGAGAACCCGGCCTACGACGCGACGCCGACGCGTCTCCTCGACAACGTCGTCACGGACGAACGCGTCGTGGAATACGACGAGTGA
- a CDS encoding GNAT family N-acetyltransferase has protein sequence MSVNVESRVVDRGNDDHVDAAWKLKERIREREGVLRQRHGFFSDAYRRSRVYLYVDGSRNRLIGFAAVRSDGYILFLAVDEEYRGHGFGKRLIARVSEDYGSVTCHARATNQAAISFYEHLGFERRREIDNYYEDGGDAYYLKLGDASIREKLSNLLRG, from the coding sequence GTGAGCGTCAACGTCGAATCGCGGGTCGTCGATCGCGGGAACGACGATCACGTCGATGCCGCCTGGAAGCTCAAAGAGCGGATCCGGGAGCGTGAGGGCGTCCTCAGACAGCGACACGGATTCTTCAGCGACGCCTACCGACGATCTCGGGTCTACCTCTACGTCGACGGCTCCCGAAACCGCCTCATCGGCTTCGCGGCCGTCCGCAGTGACGGCTACATCCTCTTTCTGGCCGTCGACGAGGAGTACCGCGGCCACGGGTTCGGCAAGCGACTCATCGCTCGCGTCTCGGAGGACTACGGGAGCGTTACGTGTCACGCGCGTGCGACCAATCAGGCGGCGATCTCGTTCTACGAACACCTCGGGTTCGAACGCCGACGCGAGATCGACAACTACTACGAGGACGGCGGCGACGCCTACTACCTCAAGCTCGGTGACGCTTCGATCCGCGAGAAGCTCTCGAATCTCCTGCGCGGGTGA
- a CDS encoding QcrA and Rieske domain-containing protein yields MMDYPKPDDDGDDEQCPCAGSASQPSIFTDDRAQLQRRDFAKVLATTGGLTAVASLAAPLAGLTQVFERGYSGPIYSDGINLVDGDGNRVTESALSAGEQMTVFPEPRPGIEDAPTLLVRFSEDDYGGDTNMAFTVDGYAAYSKVCTHAGCMVSNREGNALVCPCHFGKFDPLSGAAVTDGPPGRALPQLPITMTSEGELVATGDFEGTVGPGGE; encoded by the coding sequence ATGATGGACTACCCGAAACCGGACGACGACGGAGACGACGAACAGTGTCCGTGTGCTGGGAGCGCGAGCCAGCCGAGCATCTTCACCGACGACCGCGCACAGCTCCAGCGGCGTGACTTCGCGAAGGTCCTCGCGACGACCGGCGGGCTGACTGCCGTCGCGAGCCTCGCCGCGCCGCTGGCGGGCCTGACACAGGTGTTCGAGCGCGGGTACAGCGGCCCGATCTACTCCGACGGGATCAACCTCGTCGACGGGGACGGCAACCGCGTCACCGAGAGCGCGCTGTCGGCGGGCGAGCAGATGACGGTGTTCCCCGAGCCGCGACCGGGGATCGAGGACGCTCCGACGCTGCTGGTGCGCTTCTCGGAGGACGACTACGGCGGCGACACGAACATGGCCTTCACCGTCGACGGCTACGCCGCCTACTCGAAAGTCTGTACGCACGCGGGCTGTATGGTCTCGAACCGAGAGGGGAACGCGCTCGTCTGCCCGTGTCACTTCGGGAAGTTCGATCCGCTGTCGGGTGCCGCGGTGACCGACGGGCCGCCGGGACGAGCGCTGCCACAGCTCCCGATCACGATGACCAGCGAGGGGGAACTCGTCGCGACCGGAGACTTCGAAGGGACCGTCGGTCCCGGAGGTGAATGA
- a CDS encoding DUF6249 domain-containing protein, translating to MVLQVGLVESTLVLGFVFVVILLAIGLSALAIWVDHRKEMALIEQGRYPEDPNPAWVLAAGFLLFGYGIGSAINGFAAGAPGVQGAVPAFLGLAALAYYFVRRREGIERARSDGD from the coding sequence ATGGTTCTTCAGGTCGGACTGGTGGAAAGCACGCTCGTTCTCGGATTCGTGTTCGTCGTCATCCTCCTCGCGATCGGCCTGTCCGCACTCGCCATCTGGGTCGACCACCGCAAGGAGATGGCGCTCATCGAACAGGGCCGGTACCCCGAAGATCCCAACCCTGCGTGGGTACTGGCCGCCGGATTCCTCCTCTTCGGGTACGGTATCGGCAGCGCTATCAACGGCTTCGCGGCCGGCGCACCGGGCGTTCAGGGTGCTGTCCCGGCGTTTCTCGGTCTCGCCGCGCTGGCGTACTACTTCGTCCGCCGTCGGGAGGGCATCGAGCGCGCCCGCTCCGACGGCGACTGA
- the narG gene encoding nitrate reductase subunit alpha, whose protein sequence is MSEHDIDDDRWMDSSGITRRDFVRGLGAASIVGATGLSFADEEMDGLQAVDDPIGSYPYREWEDLYREEWDWDSVARSTHSVNCTGSCSWNVYVKDGQVWREEQAGDYPVIDEDLPDPNPRGCQKGACYTDYVNADQRVLHPLRRTGERGEGQWERISWDEALTEIADHVIDEVQAGRYDAISGFTPIPAMSPVSFASGSRLVNLLGGVSHSFYDWYSDLPPGQPITWGTQTDNAESADWHNADYIIAWGSNINVTRIPDAKYFLDAGYEGAKRVGIFTDYSQTAIHTDEWLAPEGGTDTALALGMAQTIVDEELYDESHLKEQTDMPLLVREDTGKFLRAGEVGLAADADDPDKVFVMVDEDGELRPAPGSLGERDGQHDPESSIELDFDPQLGVERSVETDDGEVAVRSVWENLREELSQYTPAFVHEETGVGENTYQRVAREFADADAAKIIHGKGVNDWYHNDLGNRAIQLLVTLTGNLGEPGTGLDHYVGQEKIWTFHGWKTLSFPTGSVRGVPTTLWTYFHAGILDNTDPDTAEKIRESIDEGWMPVYPEEREDGSWPDPSTMFVWRGNYFNQAKGNVAVEEQLWPKLDLVVDINFRMDSTAMYSDIVLPAASHYEKHDLNMTDMHTYVHPFTPAVEPLGEAKSDWEIFRLLAEKIQERAQERGVEPVEDRSFDREIDLTTIYDDYVRDWETGEEGALEDGREASEFVLEHSEESNPADSDEQITFADTVEQPQRLEAAGDHWTSDIEDGAPYVPWQDYVQDKQPWPTFTGRQQYYVDHDWFLELGEELPTHKEGPQDTGGDYPLSYNTPHSRWSIHSTWRENTKMLRLQRGEPTVFLNPEDAEERGIEDGDTVEVYNDMGSVEVQAKIYPSGDPGTVRHFFSWEKFQYPGRDNFNTLVPMYMKPTQLVQYPEDTGEHLYFFPNYWGPTGVNSDVNVDVRLTDGQSGSGDEQRESVGVRPAGGDDQ, encoded by the coding sequence ATGAGTGAACACGACATCGACGACGACCGGTGGATGGACAGTTCCGGAATTACCCGACGCGACTTCGTCCGCGGCCTCGGGGCCGCCTCGATCGTCGGCGCGACCGGCCTGTCGTTCGCCGACGAAGAGATGGACGGGCTGCAGGCGGTCGACGATCCGATCGGATCGTACCCCTACCGCGAGTGGGAGGACCTCTACCGCGAGGAGTGGGACTGGGACTCCGTGGCGCGGTCGACCCACAGCGTCAACTGCACCGGCTCCTGTTCGTGGAACGTCTACGTCAAGGACGGGCAGGTCTGGCGCGAGGAACAGGCCGGCGACTACCCCGTGATCGACGAGGACCTCCCAGATCCCAACCCGCGGGGCTGCCAGAAAGGGGCCTGCTACACGGACTACGTCAACGCCGACCAGCGCGTGCTCCACCCGCTGCGCCGCACCGGCGAACGCGGCGAGGGCCAGTGGGAGCGCATCTCCTGGGACGAGGCACTGACGGAGATCGCCGACCACGTCATCGACGAGGTGCAGGCGGGCCGGTACGACGCAATCTCGGGCTTTACGCCGATCCCGGCCATGTCGCCCGTGTCGTTCGCCAGCGGCTCCCGGCTCGTGAACCTGCTGGGCGGCGTGTCCCACAGCTTCTACGACTGGTACTCCGACCTGCCGCCGGGTCAGCCGATCACCTGGGGGACCCAGACGGACAACGCCGAGTCCGCCGACTGGCACAACGCCGACTACATCATCGCCTGGGGGTCGAACATCAACGTCACCCGTATCCCCGACGCCAAGTACTTCCTCGACGCCGGCTACGAGGGAGCGAAACGCGTCGGGATCTTCACCGACTACTCCCAGACCGCGATCCACACCGACGAGTGGCTCGCGCCGGAGGGTGGCACCGACACCGCGCTCGCGCTCGGGATGGCCCAGACGATCGTCGACGAGGAGCTGTACGACGAGTCCCACCTCAAAGAGCAGACCGACATGCCGCTGCTCGTGCGAGAAGACACCGGGAAGTTCCTCCGGGCGGGCGAGGTCGGTCTCGCGGCGGACGCCGACGACCCGGACAAGGTGTTCGTGATGGTCGACGAGGACGGGGAGCTCCGGCCCGCGCCCGGTTCGCTCGGCGAGCGCGACGGCCAGCACGACCCCGAGTCGAGCATCGAACTCGACTTCGACCCCCAGCTGGGCGTCGAGCGGAGCGTCGAGACCGACGACGGCGAGGTGGCGGTCCGGTCGGTCTGGGAGAACCTCCGTGAGGAACTGTCACAGTACACGCCCGCGTTCGTCCACGAGGAGACCGGGGTCGGCGAGAACACCTACCAGCGCGTCGCCCGAGAGTTCGCCGACGCCGACGCGGCCAAGATCATCCACGGCAAGGGCGTCAACGACTGGTACCACAACGACCTGGGGAACCGGGCGATCCAGTTGCTCGTGACCCTGACCGGGAACCTCGGCGAACCCGGCACCGGGCTGGATCACTACGTCGGCCAGGAGAAGATCTGGACGTTCCACGGCTGGAAGACGCTCTCGTTCCCGACCGGCAGCGTGCGGGGCGTGCCGACGACGCTGTGGACCTACTTCCACGCCGGCATCCTCGACAACACCGATCCCGACACCGCCGAGAAGATCCGCGAGTCCATCGACGAGGGCTGGATGCCGGTGTACCCCGAGGAGCGCGAGGACGGGTCCTGGCCGGACCCCTCGACGATGTTCGTCTGGCGTGGCAACTACTTCAACCAGGCCAAGGGCAACGTCGCCGTCGAGGAACAGCTCTGGCCGAAACTGGATCTGGTCGTGGACATCAACTTCCGGATGGACTCGACGGCGATGTACTCCGACATCGTCCTCCCGGCGGCGAGCCACTACGAGAAGCACGACCTGAACATGACCGACATGCACACGTACGTCCACCCGTTCACGCCCGCCGTCGAGCCGCTGGGCGAGGCCAAGTCTGACTGGGAGATCTTCCGCCTGCTGGCCGAGAAGATCCAGGAGCGGGCCCAGGAACGGGGGGTCGAACCGGTCGAGGACCGATCGTTCGACCGCGAGATCGACCTGACGACGATCTACGACGACTACGTGCGCGACTGGGAGACCGGCGAGGAGGGAGCCCTCGAAGACGGCCGCGAGGCCTCCGAGTTCGTCCTCGAACACAGCGAGGAGTCCAACCCCGCAGACAGCGACGAGCAGATCACGTTCGCCGACACCGTCGAGCAGCCCCAGCGTCTCGAAGCGGCGGGGGATCACTGGACCTCCGACATCGAGGACGGAGCACCGTACGTCCCCTGGCAGGACTACGTCCAGGACAAACAGCCCTGGCCCACCTTCACCGGCCGCCAGCAGTACTACGTCGACCACGACTGGTTCCTCGAACTCGGCGAGGAGTTGCCCACGCACAAGGAGGGGCCACAGGACACCGGCGGCGACTACCCCCTCTCCTACAACACGCCCCACAGCCGCTGGTCGATCCACTCGACGTGGCGCGAGAACACGAAGATGCTCCGGCTCCAGCGGGGCGAACCGACGGTCTTCCTCAATCCCGAGGACGCCGAGGAGCGCGGGATCGAGGACGGCGACACCGTCGAGGTGTACAACGACATGGGCAGCGTCGAGGTACAGGCGAAGATCTACCCGTCGGGTGACCCCGGAACGGTCCGGCACTTCTTCTCGTGG
- a CDS encoding type IV pilin — translation MVSIGSPLDERAISESTSVAILVGITVVVTASVGLNVLVADSQETGPPSANFTYDHVEQSNTLIVTHDRGDELEAGKIHFVGADQDTTWAAAAGTNETTTVGPGDIVQLSENNAFGTPVTASTQIEVQYVYEGNRTTLDQWPSEQ, via the coding sequence ATGGTGTCGATCGGGTCGCCGCTGGACGAGCGAGCGATCTCCGAGAGCACGAGCGTCGCGATTCTGGTCGGCATCACCGTCGTCGTGACCGCCTCGGTCGGACTGAACGTCCTCGTGGCAGACAGCCAGGAGACCGGCCCGCCGTCGGCGAACTTCACCTACGATCACGTCGAGCAGAGCAACACGCTCATCGTGACCCACGACCGCGGCGACGAACTCGAAGCCGGAAAGATCCACTTCGTCGGTGCCGACCAGGACACGACCTGGGCGGCAGCGGCGGGGACCAACGAGACGACGACCGTCGGTCCGGGCGACATCGTCCAGCTCAGCGAGAACAACGCCTTCGGCACGCCGGTGACAGCTTCGACACAGATCGAGGTGCAGTACGTCTACGAGGGCAACCGGACCACGCTCGACCAGTGGCCGTCGGAGCAATGA